One genomic segment of Arthrobacter sp. JZ12 includes these proteins:
- the speB gene encoding agmatinase, with product MEELRVTAGDKLGPIDSARIPRFAGAATFARLPRLDQVPRADIAVVGVPFDSGVSYRPGARFGANHVREASRLLRPYNPALDISPFERVQVADAGDMAVNPFNIHEALDTIQQNALDLTHDGARLVTLGGDHTIALPLLRAASERAGAPVALLHFDAHLDTWDTYFGAEYTHGTPFRRAVEEGILDTEAISHVGTRGPLYGVKDLEDDRRFGFGIHTSSDVFRHGVDETVARLRDRIGNRPLYVSIDIDVLDPAHAPGTGTPEAGGLTSRELLEILRGLRGLNMIGADVVEVAPAYDHAELTGVAASHVAYDLVSLMAYEISTEFSTGKSADAVR from the coding sequence ATGGAAGAGCTGCGCGTAACAGCCGGCGACAAGCTGGGCCCGATCGACTCGGCCCGCATTCCGCGCTTCGCCGGAGCGGCCACCTTCGCGCGCCTCCCGCGGCTGGATCAGGTGCCGAGGGCGGACATCGCCGTCGTCGGTGTGCCCTTCGATTCAGGCGTCTCCTACCGGCCCGGCGCCCGCTTCGGGGCCAACCATGTCCGCGAGGCGTCCCGGCTCCTGCGCCCGTACAATCCGGCGCTGGACATCTCGCCCTTCGAGCGGGTCCAGGTGGCCGACGCCGGAGACATGGCCGTAAATCCCTTCAACATCCATGAAGCCTTGGACACCATCCAGCAGAATGCCCTGGATCTAACGCACGACGGCGCCCGCCTGGTCACGCTCGGCGGTGACCACACGATTGCCCTGCCTCTGCTGCGCGCGGCTTCGGAGCGGGCCGGGGCACCCGTCGCGCTGCTGCACTTCGATGCCCACCTTGATACCTGGGATACCTACTTCGGCGCCGAGTACACGCACGGCACTCCGTTCCGCAGGGCTGTGGAGGAAGGGATCCTGGACACGGAGGCCATCTCGCACGTCGGCACGCGGGGGCCGCTGTACGGCGTGAAGGATCTTGAGGACGACCGGCGGTTCGGCTTCGGCATCCACACCTCCTCGGATGTGTTCCGGCATGGCGTGGACGAGACCGTTGCGCGGCTCCGCGACAGGATCGGCAACCGGCCGTTGTACGTCTCCATCGACATCGATGTCCTCGATCCCGCGCACGCACCGGGCACCGGCACTCCCGAAGCCGGCGGACTCACCAGCCGGGAGCTGCTCGAGATCCTCCGCGGCCTGCGCGGCCTGAACATGATCGGTGCCGACGTCGTGGAAGTTGCTCCCGCCTACGATCATGCCGAGCTCACCGGCGTGGCGGCCTCGCATGTGGCCTACGATCTGGTGAGTCTGATGGCCTATGAAATCTCGACTGAATTCTCAACCGGAAAGAGCGCTGATGCAGTCCGTTGA
- a CDS encoding carbohydrate ABC transporter permease, producing MASVINSQPQAVVESDPRRKSAANPTPSFPWYKPRSVVGRIILWALLLGFSALFLYPFVWLLAASFKPRQDVFDNRLIPDVWVFDNYVEVWQQLPLLSWMSNSIIIALLAAGLVTFSSSLVAFGFAYFRFPFRNLLFGLVLGTMMLPGAVTMIPTYLIWKELGFLGTTVPLWGANLFGSAFYIFLQRQFFLGLPRDIFEAARIDGCSYFGLFWRIAMPLSIPSFIIVFIFEFQASWNNLQAPLIYLNFGDPSEFTVPLGISYAMSLFSPTSGGQADYQYVMTAALLVTLPMLILFAFGQRYFIEGLAGQGRKG from the coding sequence ATGGCATCGGTCATCAATTCACAGCCGCAGGCGGTCGTCGAATCAGACCCGAGAAGGAAGTCCGCGGCCAATCCCACCCCGTCCTTTCCCTGGTACAAGCCGCGCAGCGTCGTCGGTCGGATAATCCTCTGGGCTCTCCTGCTCGGCTTTTCAGCCCTCTTCCTTTACCCGTTCGTCTGGCTGCTCGCCGCGAGTTTCAAGCCGCGGCAGGACGTCTTCGACAACCGGCTCATCCCCGACGTCTGGGTGTTCGACAACTACGTGGAGGTCTGGCAGCAACTGCCCCTGCTCTCCTGGATGTCCAACAGCATCATCATTGCGCTGCTCGCGGCGGGCCTGGTGACGTTCTCCAGTTCGCTCGTCGCATTCGGGTTCGCCTACTTCCGCTTCCCGTTCCGGAATTTGCTGTTCGGGCTGGTGCTGGGAACGATGATGCTGCCCGGCGCCGTCACCATGATTCCCACTTACCTGATCTGGAAGGAACTCGGCTTCCTGGGCACCACGGTTCCGCTGTGGGGCGCGAACCTGTTCGGCTCAGCGTTCTACATCTTCCTGCAGCGGCAGTTTTTCCTCGGGCTCCCGCGGGATATCTTCGAGGCGGCCCGCATTGACGGCTGCAGCTACTTCGGCCTGTTCTGGCGGATAGCGATGCCGCTGTCCATTCCGTCCTTCATCATCGTGTTCATCTTCGAGTTTCAGGCCAGCTGGAACAACCTGCAGGCTCCCCTGATCTACCTGAACTTCGGCGACCCGTCCGAATTCACCGTCCCGCTCGGCATCTCCTACGCCATGTCGCTGTTCAGTCCCACCTCGGGCGGCCAGGCGGATTACCAGTACGTCATGACAGCCGCCCTGCTGGTCACGCTGCCGATGCTGATCCTCTTCGCCTTCGGCCAGCGCTACTTCATCGAGGGGCTCGCGGGCCAGGGCCGCAAGGGCTGA
- a CDS encoding glycosyltransferase, with protein sequence MSRRWSGEWGHAHGHGEDRPELEVLIPSFGRPAELAVTLSGLAAQDGPDFAVILSDQSGEPVWQEPAVQAMVRLLRAQGRPVRLERNVPRRGLAQQRQFLLELSAAPEVLFLDNDVWLEPGMLARMHEALASSGCGFVGAAVQGLSYLDDYREHELQPLELWDGPVEPERIRPGAPGFERWTLHNAANLVHAAAALDVPEGGWRLYKVAWVGACVLFNREVLTECGGFDFWEQLPTEHAGEDVAAQWRVMERYGGAGILPSGAVHLESPTTIPDRSTDAPSVVLADKH encoded by the coding sequence GTGAGCCGTCGTTGGTCGGGGGAGTGGGGGCATGCGCACGGGCACGGGGAGGACCGGCCGGAACTCGAGGTCCTCATTCCTTCCTTCGGGCGACCCGCGGAACTGGCTGTCACGCTCTCGGGGCTCGCTGCCCAGGACGGCCCGGACTTTGCGGTGATCCTGAGCGACCAGAGCGGGGAACCGGTCTGGCAGGAGCCGGCCGTGCAAGCAATGGTGCGGCTTCTGCGTGCCCAGGGGCGTCCGGTTCGACTGGAGCGGAACGTGCCACGGCGGGGGCTTGCACAGCAGCGTCAGTTCCTGCTGGAGTTGTCCGCTGCGCCGGAGGTCCTCTTCCTGGACAACGATGTCTGGCTGGAGCCGGGCATGCTGGCGCGCATGCACGAGGCGCTCGCGTCATCCGGGTGCGGCTTTGTCGGCGCGGCGGTGCAGGGCCTTTCCTACCTGGACGACTACCGGGAACACGAGCTTCAGCCGCTTGAACTGTGGGACGGCCCAGTAGAGCCCGAGCGCATTCGCCCGGGTGCTCCCGGTTTTGAGCGTTGGACGCTGCACAACGCCGCAAACCTGGTCCACGCGGCAGCCGCCCTGGATGTTCCGGAAGGCGGCTGGCGTCTCTACAAGGTTGCCTGGGTAGGCGCATGCGTGCTGTTCAACCGGGAAGTACTGACGGAGTGCGGAGGCTTCGACTTCTGGGAGCAGCTCCCAACCGAGCATGCCGGCGAAGACGTAGCTGCGCAGTGGCGCGTGATGGAGCGGTACGGGGGCGCCGGGATCCTGCCGTCCGGCGCGGTGCACCTTGAATCTCCCACCACCATCCCGGACCGTTCAACCGATGCGCCGTCAGTGGTCCTCGCGGACAAGCACTAG
- a CDS encoding DUF1801 domain-containing protein, with protein sequence MPYLKDARVDAYLASLAEWQRDIAAEVRDLVHAADPEVEETIKRTVQPYFVLRGNICAFLTTKDHLNVFLYDGAIVPDPEGIITGGHDNKTARTVAFYEGDSVNAPALLTMFRQISPTTAPEAGAS encoded by the coding sequence ATGCCGTACCTCAAGGACGCAAGAGTCGACGCCTACCTGGCTTCGCTGGCGGAGTGGCAGCGGGACATTGCCGCCGAAGTGCGTGACCTGGTGCACGCGGCTGATCCGGAGGTCGAGGAGACCATCAAGCGGACGGTGCAGCCCTACTTCGTGCTGAGGGGGAACATCTGTGCCTTCCTCACGACGAAAGACCATCTGAACGTCTTCCTGTACGACGGCGCGATAGTGCCTGATCCGGAAGGCATCATCACAGGAGGCCACGACAACAAGACCGCCCGAACCGTTGCTTTTTACGAGGGAGATTCCGTGAATGCCCCGGCGCTGCTGACCATGTTTCGGCAGATATCGCCAACAACCGCGCCGGAGGCTGGCGCAAGCTGA
- a CDS encoding cupin domain-containing protein, giving the protein MKALPVEPSNAPVAIGSRIRSARQAQRMTIEQVADSTGLTKGFLSRVERDLTSPSVASLVTLCQVLSISIGDLFTAPETHVTRLDEAPKVSLGGEGINERLLTARSERRLQMIRAVIEPNGRGEQDLYSVDCEVETLHIIAGRFELIFSNERYELEAGDTITFPGREPHTWINPTDQEAVVLWTLVPAASRG; this is encoded by the coding sequence TTGAAGGCTTTGCCAGTAGAACCGAGCAACGCGCCGGTCGCGATCGGTTCGCGCATCCGGTCCGCGCGGCAGGCCCAGCGTATGACCATCGAGCAGGTTGCCGATTCGACCGGGCTCACCAAGGGGTTTCTCAGCCGGGTGGAGCGTGACCTGACATCGCCGTCGGTGGCATCCCTGGTAACGCTGTGCCAGGTGCTGTCCATCTCGATCGGTGATCTTTTCACGGCTCCGGAAACGCATGTGACCAGGCTCGACGAAGCCCCGAAGGTGAGCCTGGGCGGCGAGGGAATCAACGAACGCCTGCTGACCGCACGTTCCGAGCGGCGGCTCCAGATGATCCGTGCCGTCATCGAGCCGAACGGCCGGGGCGAGCAGGACCTCTATTCAGTCGATTGCGAGGTGGAGACCCTGCACATCATCGCCGGACGCTTCGAACTGATCTTCTCCAACGAGCGCTACGAGCTTGAGGCCGGTGACACCATCACCTTCCCGGGACGCGAACCGCACACCTGGATCAATCCCACGGACCAGGAAGCAGTAGTCCTCTGGACACTGGTTCCGGCGGCCTCACGCGGCTGA
- a CDS encoding sugar ABC transporter permease — MKEPFNSEARAGYLFILPWVIGFLVFTLGAMIYSLVISFTNYDLSTDTATPVGIRNYELLLEDPKVLTSLGNTLYYAVLSVPLEICFALLLAYLLHRIPDRGAGIFRIIYYLPKMTPSVAAASIFLLLLNGNSGAINTFLGWFGIDGPQWLIDPDWMKPSIIIIGLWSVSGTMLILLAALKNVPQDLYEAAALDGAGSVRQFFSVTLPMISNALFFCTIVLTIAALQVFDQAFLLFYRDTQSGSPDAALFVGVYLFQQAFQQFNMGFAAAIAWLLFVIILLITIFQVRFGNKFVYYEGGR, encoded by the coding sequence ATCAAGGAACCGTTCAACAGTGAGGCGAGGGCGGGATACCTGTTCATCCTGCCCTGGGTGATCGGCTTCCTGGTCTTCACGCTCGGCGCCATGATCTACAGCCTCGTCATCTCCTTCACCAATTACGACCTCTCCACCGACACCGCCACACCCGTGGGTATTCGGAACTACGAGCTGCTGCTGGAGGACCCGAAGGTCCTGACCTCCCTCGGCAACACCCTGTACTACGCCGTCCTTTCGGTGCCGCTCGAGATCTGCTTCGCCCTGCTGCTCGCCTACCTCCTGCATCGGATTCCCGACCGTGGCGCAGGCATCTTCCGCATCATCTACTACCTGCCGAAGATGACGCCGTCCGTGGCCGCAGCGTCCATCTTCCTGCTGCTCCTCAACGGCAACTCAGGCGCCATCAACACCTTCCTCGGCTGGTTCGGCATTGACGGGCCGCAGTGGCTTATCGACCCCGACTGGATGAAACCGTCCATCATCATCATCGGCCTGTGGAGCGTCAGCGGAACCATGCTGATCCTGCTGGCCGCGTTGAAGAACGTTCCGCAGGACCTTTACGAGGCAGCAGCGCTCGACGGCGCCGGCTCGGTCCGACAGTTCTTCTCCGTGACCCTGCCCATGATCTCCAATGCGCTGTTCTTCTGCACGATCGTCCTGACCATCGCGGCGCTGCAGGTGTTCGACCAGGCGTTCCTGCTCTTCTACCGCGACACCCAGAGCGGGTCGCCGGACGCCGCCCTCTTCGTCGGCGTGTACCTGTTCCAGCAGGCCTTCCAGCAGTTCAACATGGGATTCGCCGCCGCCATCGCGTGGCTTCTCTTCGTCATCATCCTCCTGATCACGATCTTCCAGGTCCGCTTCGGCAACAAGTTCGTCTACTACGAGGGGGGACGGTAA
- a CDS encoding YidH family protein has product MDSSPSTNENGRRGLAARLLRGGSEPDPRFTLANERTFLAWIRTSLALMAGGIAVEAFTTDIFVPEMRATLAVLLLLLAMIIASVACFRWLNVERAMRHGTPLPLPFLAPLLAIGGAVAAAVVIVFVLLRLS; this is encoded by the coding sequence GTGGACAGCTCACCCAGTACGAACGAAAACGGCCGACGCGGACTCGCAGCGCGGCTGCTGCGCGGGGGAAGCGAGCCGGATCCCCGGTTCACGCTGGCGAACGAGCGCACGTTCCTGGCCTGGATCCGTACCTCCCTGGCATTGATGGCGGGCGGGATCGCCGTGGAGGCCTTCACCACGGACATCTTTGTTCCCGAGATGCGTGCCACCCTGGCCGTCCTCCTGCTGCTGCTTGCCATGATCATCGCGTCCGTTGCCTGCTTCCGGTGGCTCAATGTGGAACGCGCGATGCGCCACGGAACGCCGCTGCCGCTGCCGTTCCTCGCTCCGTTGCTGGCCATCGGCGGCGCAGTCGCGGCCGCCGTCGTCATTGTTTTTGTACTTCTGCGGCTGAGCTGA
- a CDS encoding VIT1/CCC1 family protein, whose translation MTPQATRTPADIKRWRQYLADERAEAATYRYLARKRTGEEQEILLALAQAEARHEQHWLRLLGDDVGKPLHPSLRNVVLGFLARRFGSVFVLALAQRAEARSPYADDPSATNAMAADEQIHEEVVRGLATRGRNRLSGNFRAAVFGANDGLVSNLALVMGIGATGVSSAFVLFSGLAGLLAGALSMGAGEYVSVRSQRELLAASRPTQVTLTAAKELDIDANELVLVYRARGMSLEAAEHRAAERMGQFSCDCDPSLSLHPEREEQQDEHETVGTGMGAAAASFCFFASGAIIPVLPYLFGLTGVTAVIVACTLVGLALLATGAVVGLLSGASPLKRALRQLAIGLGAAAATYLLGLAFGVSVA comes from the coding sequence GTGACCCCCCAGGCAACCCGGACACCCGCCGACATCAAGCGCTGGCGGCAGTACCTGGCCGATGAGCGCGCAGAGGCAGCGACCTACCGCTACCTGGCGCGCAAACGAACCGGCGAGGAGCAGGAGATCCTGCTGGCGCTGGCCCAGGCGGAGGCCCGCCACGAACAGCACTGGCTCCGCCTGCTGGGCGACGACGTCGGCAAGCCCCTTCACCCCTCGCTGCGCAATGTGGTCCTCGGCTTTCTCGCCCGCCGCTTCGGATCCGTGTTCGTTCTCGCGCTGGCACAGCGCGCAGAGGCTCGCTCCCCATATGCCGACGATCCTTCCGCCACCAACGCGATGGCCGCCGATGAGCAGATTCACGAGGAAGTCGTGCGTGGACTGGCCACCCGGGGCCGCAACCGGCTCTCCGGCAATTTCCGCGCCGCGGTATTCGGTGCCAATGACGGCCTGGTGAGCAACCTCGCCCTCGTGATGGGCATCGGTGCGACCGGCGTCTCCAGCGCATTCGTCCTGTTCAGCGGCCTCGCGGGCCTGCTGGCCGGCGCCCTGTCCATGGGTGCCGGTGAGTATGTTTCCGTGCGCTCGCAGCGCGAGTTGCTGGCGGCGTCGCGCCCCACACAGGTCACTCTTACTGCTGCCAAGGAACTGGACATCGACGCGAACGAGCTGGTGCTGGTGTACCGGGCGCGTGGCATGTCGCTGGAGGCGGCAGAACACCGGGCGGCTGAACGGATGGGCCAGTTCAGCTGTGACTGCGATCCCAGCCTGTCGCTGCACCCGGAACGTGAAGAGCAGCAGGACGAGCACGAGACAGTGGGAACCGGGATGGGCGCCGCGGCGGCAAGCTTCTGCTTCTTCGCCTCGGGCGCGATCATCCCCGTTTTGCCCTACCTGTTCGGGTTGACGGGAGTGACCGCCGTCATCGTTGCGTGCACGCTCGTGGGTCTGGCGCTCTTGGCGACCGGCGCCGTCGTCGGGCTTCTCTCCGGCGCCTCCCCGCTCAAGCGGGCCCTGCGGCAACTCGCCATCGGACTGGGTGCTGCTGCGGCAACCTACCTGCTCGGACTGGCGTTCGGCGTGTCCGTGGCCTAG
- a CDS encoding VOC family protein codes for MDWTLEVVIVPVSDIARSIEFYRDKVGFAQDFETDAGGMHFTQLTPRGSGCSIVFGNGPGMNAMQPGTLKGLQLVVSDVNAAREELQGRGVEVSDINVLDERDGGTFFGFDDPDGNSWAVQQIKARAEKPLLPRS; via the coding sequence GTGGACTGGACCCTGGAAGTTGTGATTGTGCCGGTGAGTGACATAGCCCGGTCGATCGAGTTCTACCGTGACAAGGTGGGTTTCGCGCAGGATTTCGAGACCGACGCCGGTGGCATGCACTTCACGCAGCTGACTCCGCGCGGGTCGGGCTGCTCGATAGTGTTCGGCAACGGTCCGGGCATGAATGCGATGCAGCCCGGCACCCTGAAGGGACTGCAGTTGGTGGTGTCGGACGTCAACGCCGCCCGCGAGGAGCTGCAGGGCCGCGGGGTGGAAGTCAGTGACATCAACGTCCTCGACGAGCGCGACGGCGGCACCTTCTTCGGCTTCGATGATCCGGATGGCAATTCCTGGGCGGTGCAACAGATCAAGGCCCGGGCAGAGAAGCCGCTGCTTCCACGGTCCTAG
- a CDS encoding extracellular solute-binding protein has protein sequence MKTSRTAAAFAAATTIALTATACGGGGGGTPDNGEEVDYGAALSGTMTTGGFTLGDEVATSRADFATAALEEDGVEVQINEGNFDPQRFAAQAASGSLPDLVVMDRQYVATYAARGLIEPVDQCFTTHNVNAEEHYYPAVLQDVTYNDQMYGIPQFWQPWAIITNNRVMEEAGVTVEDLDTSNPDGVLAAAESMYAADGDTPTRLGFDPQMPSQAPVWFAAFGGRIMDETGKPTLDDPANVEALTWLKSIYDAQGGYEPAYSFSQTWDFFGENNQFVADQVGAGLYAQWYPNVLSDFADQLEVSGTPLRNQDGDPIAVAGGQSYVIPTGAKNKAAACKWAVSNTSDEAWMAAAEARVQGLEEGGMFTGIFTGSKTADQMIRDEYLQPTGNEGFDQLIDSYYQALENGVPLGSSPAGLEIQTELQNAMAPAMSGDKTVEEALGDAQAAAMLVYEQATAGAQ, from the coding sequence ATGAAGACTTCTCGGACCGCCGCAGCGTTTGCGGCGGCTACTACCATCGCACTGACGGCCACTGCATGCGGCGGAGGCGGCGGAGGAACTCCCGACAACGGTGAAGAGGTTGACTACGGGGCAGCGCTTTCGGGAACCATGACCACCGGCGGCTTCACCCTCGGTGACGAGGTTGCCACTTCCCGCGCTGACTTCGCCACGGCAGCCCTCGAGGAGGACGGCGTCGAGGTCCAGATCAACGAGGGCAACTTCGATCCGCAGCGCTTCGCGGCGCAGGCCGCGAGCGGAAGCCTTCCCGACCTGGTGGTCATGGACCGCCAGTACGTTGCCACCTACGCAGCCCGCGGACTCATCGAACCGGTCGACCAGTGCTTCACGACGCACAACGTGAACGCCGAAGAACACTACTATCCCGCCGTCCTGCAGGATGTGACCTACAACGACCAGATGTACGGCATTCCGCAGTTCTGGCAGCCCTGGGCGATCATCACCAACAACCGGGTCATGGAAGAAGCCGGCGTCACTGTTGAGGATCTGGACACCTCCAACCCGGACGGCGTCCTTGCCGCAGCCGAGTCCATGTACGCGGCGGACGGCGACACACCCACCCGTCTCGGTTTCGATCCGCAGATGCCCTCGCAGGCACCGGTCTGGTTCGCGGCCTTCGGCGGCAGGATCATGGACGAGACAGGCAAGCCCACCCTTGACGACCCCGCCAACGTGGAAGCACTGACGTGGCTCAAGTCCATCTACGACGCCCAGGGCGGATACGAACCCGCCTACAGCTTCAGCCAGACCTGGGATTTCTTCGGCGAGAACAACCAGTTCGTGGCCGATCAGGTGGGCGCCGGACTGTACGCCCAGTGGTACCCGAATGTCCTGTCGGATTTCGCGGACCAGCTTGAGGTGTCCGGGACACCGCTGCGGAACCAGGACGGCGACCCGATCGCTGTGGCGGGCGGCCAGTCCTACGTCATCCCGACCGGTGCCAAGAACAAGGCCGCGGCCTGCAAGTGGGCGGTCTCCAACACCTCCGACGAGGCGTGGATGGCGGCGGCAGAAGCCCGCGTGCAGGGGCTCGAAGAGGGCGGGATGTTCACCGGTATCTTCACAGGCTCTAAGACCGCGGACCAGATGATCCGGGACGAGTACCTCCAGCCCACCGGCAATGAGGGCTTCGATCAACTGATCGACTCCTACTACCAGGCGCTGGAGAACGGTGTACCGCTTGGATCCTCCCCGGCCGGCCTGGAGATCCAGACCGAGCTCCAGAACGCCATGGCCCCAGCCATGTCCGGAGACAAGACAGTGGAGGAAGCGCTGGGAGACGCACAGGCTGCGGCCATGCTGGTGTACGAGCAGGCGACCGCCGGCGCCCAGTAA
- a CDS encoding DUF202 domain-containing protein: MSVVTRDPGLQPERTSLAWGRTMTAMVAASLLFLRWVPTHGWFAGILVLTALAAAMGIYVSQRVRYARSVAGVSRGQVKADVFAVLCTSAVVFVLGGLGIYTVLFLPL; the protein is encoded by the coding sequence ATGTCCGTAGTCACCCGGGATCCGGGCCTGCAGCCCGAACGGACGTCGCTGGCATGGGGGCGAACGATGACTGCGATGGTGGCGGCCAGCCTGCTGTTCCTGCGCTGGGTGCCGACCCACGGGTGGTTCGCAGGGATCCTGGTGCTGACGGCGCTCGCCGCAGCAATGGGGATCTATGTCAGCCAACGCGTGAGGTATGCGCGGAGCGTTGCGGGAGTGTCGCGCGGCCAGGTCAAGGCCGATGTCTTCGCTGTTCTCTGTACCTCTGCTGTGGTGTTCGTCCTGGGCGGACTGGGCATCTACACAGTCCTGTTCCTGCCGCTGTAG
- a CDS encoding AI-2E family transporter encodes MPPTNREEEEPVEYRRDISPEQSQSSPWRDGLGRASIRSAQLLLLITVIVVSIFGLIQIRLVVIPLLLALILAAAIGPLVNMLRRRGWPSALATASSFLLLLVVLGAVVTLIVVAVRSQLDELIQRANEGFGQIDDFIRTGPIPIDQGQIEEARQSIIDFATSSAVGTTALTGVTAAGEFLTGAVLMLVILFFFLKDGDRIWSFLLRGFRGERLRRAQRMGHRSLAVLGGYVRGTAIIALVDSVFIGIALLILGVPLAIPLAVIVFIGSFVPLVGAFVAGGLAALVALVANGPFVALMVIIVVVVVNQLEGNFLQPVVMGRSLNIHALVILLALTAGTILAGITGAILAVPVAAVVWAAIKAWHEDEPKPVDAEPTPETGGDAHQLTVKETT; translated from the coding sequence ATGCCCCCTACGAACCGCGAGGAAGAAGAGCCGGTGGAATACCGACGCGATATCAGCCCAGAACAGAGCCAATCGAGTCCCTGGCGGGACGGCCTCGGCCGCGCCAGCATCCGCAGCGCCCAACTGCTCCTTCTCATCACAGTGATTGTGGTGTCTATTTTTGGGCTTATCCAGATCCGGCTGGTGGTCATCCCGCTGTTGCTGGCTCTGATCCTTGCTGCCGCCATCGGGCCGCTCGTCAATATGCTGCGCCGCCGGGGCTGGCCGAGTGCCCTTGCGACGGCGTCGTCCTTCCTCCTGCTGCTGGTGGTGCTCGGCGCGGTGGTCACCTTGATCGTGGTCGCGGTGCGAAGCCAGCTTGACGAGCTGATTCAGCGCGCCAACGAGGGCTTCGGGCAGATCGACGACTTCATCCGAACGGGTCCCATACCGATCGACCAGGGACAGATTGAGGAAGCCCGGCAGTCCATCATCGATTTCGCAACAAGCTCGGCCGTTGGAACCACTGCCCTCACCGGCGTCACCGCGGCAGGGGAATTCCTCACCGGTGCCGTGCTGATGCTGGTCATCCTCTTCTTCTTCCTGAAGGACGGCGACCGGATCTGGAGCTTCCTGCTGCGCGGATTCCGGGGCGAGCGGCTGCGCCGGGCACAGCGGATGGGGCACCGGAGCCTTGCGGTTCTCGGCGGCTACGTCCGCGGGACCGCAATCATTGCCCTCGTGGACTCTGTGTTCATCGGTATCGCACTGCTGATCCTCGGTGTTCCCCTTGCTATCCCTCTTGCCGTGATCGTGTTCATCGGTTCCTTTGTTCCGCTGGTCGGAGCCTTCGTCGCCGGCGGACTTGCCGCACTCGTGGCGCTGGTCGCCAACGGTCCCTTCGTGGCACTGATGGTGATCATCGTCGTCGTGGTGGTGAACCAGCTCGAGGGCAACTTCCTTCAGCCCGTTGTGATGGGACGCTCCCTGAACATCCACGCGCTGGTGATCCTCCTCGCCCTGACCGCCGGAACCATCCTGGCCGGTATCACCGGCGCCATCCTGGCAGTGCCGGTTGCCGCCGTCGTCTGGGCTGCAATCAAGGCCTGGCATGAGGACGAACCGAAGCCCGTTGATGCCGAGCCGACGCCGGAAACAGGCGGCGACGCGCACCAGCTGACGGTGAAGGAAACCACGTAG